One Algibacter sp. L3A6 genomic region harbors:
- the lon gene encoding endopeptidase La produces the protein MKKSKFTTLDSLSLQEFDENSELIPLMTPEDEEAINNEELPETLPILSLRNTVLFPGVVIPITAGRDKSIKLINDANKGGKVIGVVAQKDESVENPSASEIHETGTVARILRVLKMPDGNVTVIIQGKKRFKVAEVLTEEPYMNATIRDMAEAKPAIKNKEFSAIIESIKELALEIIKESPNIPSEASFAIKNIESNSFLINFVSSNMNLSVAEKQSLLEMDDLKSRALATLKFMNVEFQKLELKNDIQSKVQMDMSQQQREYFLHQQMKTIQEELGGVSHDEEIDEMKVKAKTKKWDKKIGKHFTKELAKMQRMNPQVAEYSIQRNYLELFLDLPWNEFSKDKFDLKRAMKILDRDHFGLEDVKRRIIEYLAVLKLRNDMKSPILCLYGPPGVGKTSLGKSIAEALGREYVRISLGGLRDEAEIRGHRKTYIGAMPGRIIQSLKKAGTSNPVFVLDEIDKLSNSNQGDPSSAMLEVLDPEQNSEFHDNFLEMGYDLSKVMFIATSNSLNTIQPALRDRMEIINVTGYTIEEKVEIGKRHLLPKQLKEHGLTTDNLKIGKPQLEKIVEGYTRESGVRGLDKQVAKMVRYAAKNIAMEEDYNVKVSNEDIIEVLGGPKMERDKYENNNVAGVVTGLAWTSVGGDILFIESIISKGKGAMTITGNLGKVMKESSTIAMEYIKSYAEEFGIDPAVFDKYNVHIHVPEGATPKDGPSAGVTMLTSLVSLFTQRKVKKSLAMTGEITLRGKVLPVGGIKEKILAAKRARIKEILLCEENRRDIEDIKPEYLKGLTFHYVTEMSDVIKYAITDEKVKNAKVL, from the coding sequence ATGAAAAAATCAAAATTTACAACTCTTGACAGTTTGTCATTACAGGAATTTGATGAGAACTCAGAATTAATTCCTTTAATGACGCCTGAAGATGAGGAAGCTATAAATAATGAAGAATTGCCGGAAACACTGCCTATTCTATCATTACGAAACACCGTTTTGTTTCCTGGTGTAGTAATTCCAATTACTGCAGGGCGTGATAAATCGATAAAACTAATAAATGATGCTAATAAAGGTGGAAAAGTTATTGGTGTAGTGGCTCAAAAAGACGAGTCGGTAGAAAATCCATCTGCAAGTGAAATTCACGAAACAGGTACTGTAGCTCGTATTTTACGTGTTTTAAAAATGCCTGATGGTAACGTAACGGTTATTATTCAAGGTAAAAAACGTTTTAAAGTAGCCGAAGTTTTAACAGAGGAGCCATACATGAATGCGACTATTCGCGACATGGCAGAGGCTAAACCTGCGATTAAAAACAAAGAGTTTTCTGCAATTATAGAATCTATAAAAGAGTTAGCTTTAGAAATTATAAAAGAAAGTCCGAACATACCTAGTGAGGCGTCTTTTGCTATAAAAAATATTGAAAGCAATTCGTTTTTAATAAATTTCGTGTCGTCTAACATGAATCTGTCGGTGGCCGAGAAGCAGTCACTTTTAGAAATGGACGATCTCAAATCTCGTGCATTGGCAACCTTGAAATTCATGAATGTTGAATTTCAAAAATTAGAACTTAAGAATGATATTCAGTCCAAAGTTCAAATGGATATGAGCCAACAGCAACGTGAATATTTTCTTCATCAACAAATGAAAACTATCCAAGAAGAATTGGGTGGTGTAAGTCATGATGAGGAAATTGACGAAATGAAAGTGAAGGCTAAAACAAAAAAATGGGATAAAAAAATAGGGAAGCATTTTACTAAAGAATTGGCTAAAATGCAACGTATGAATCCGCAAGTAGCCGAGTATTCTATACAGCGCAACTATTTAGAGCTGTTTTTAGATTTACCATGGAATGAGTTTAGTAAAGATAAATTCGACCTAAAGCGTGCCATGAAAATTTTAGATCGCGATCATTTTGGTTTAGAAGATGTTAAACGCAGAATTATAGAATATTTAGCCGTTTTAAAACTTCGTAACGATATGAAATCGCCTATTCTATGCTTATACGGACCTCCTGGAGTTGGTAAAACATCTTTAGGGAAATCTATTGCTGAAGCCTTAGGTCGCGAGTATGTGCGTATTTCACTAGGTGGTTTAAGAGACGAAGCTGAAATTCGCGGACACCGAAAAACCTACATTGGTGCTATGCCAGGCCGTATTATCCAGAGTTTAAAAAAAGCCGGAACATCAAATCCTGTTTTTGTTTTAGATGAAATTGATAAGTTATCAAATTCTAATCAAGGCGATCCATCTTCGGCTATGCTAGAAGTTTTAGATCCTGAACAAAACAGTGAATTTCATGATAACTTTTTAGAAATGGGTTACGATCTTTCTAAAGTTATGTTTATTGCAACTTCAAACAGTTTAAACACTATACAGCCTGCCTTGCGTGACCGTATGGAAATTATAAACGTTACAGGTTATACTATTGAAGAAAAGGTAGAAATTGGTAAGCGCCATTTACTTCCAAAGCAATTAAAAGAGCATGGTTTAACTACCGATAATTTAAAAATAGGAAAACCTCAATTAGAAAAAATAGTTGAAGGTTATACACGTGAATCGGGTGTTCGTGGTTTAGACAAGCAAGTGGCAAAAATGGTGCGTTATGCGGCCAAAAACATTGCCATGGAAGAAGATTATAATGTAAAAGTTTCTAACGAAGATATTATTGAAGTATTAGGTGGCCCTAAAATGGAACGTGATAAATACGAAAATAATAATGTTGCTGGTGTAGTAACAGGTTTAGCATGGACAAGTGTTGGTGGAGATATTCTATTTATAGAGTCTATTATTTCTAAAGGAAAAGGGGCTATGACGATTACCGGAAACCTTGGTAAGGTCATGAAGGAATCGTCTACCATTGCTATGGAATACATAAAATCTTATGCCGAAGAGTTTGGAATCGATCCTGCGGTTTTCGATAAGTATAATGTACATATTCACGTGCCAGAAGGTGCAACGCCAAAAGATGGGCCAAGTGCAGGTGTAACGATGTTAACATCATTAGTCTCTTTATTTACTCAGAGAAAAGTAAAGAAAAGTTTAGCTATGACGGGTGAGATTACACTACGTGGAAAGGTTTTACCTGTAGGAGGAATTAAAGAGAAAATTTTGGCGGCAAAACGTGCTAGAATTAAAGAAATCCTGTTGTGTGAAGAAAATCGTCGTGATATAGAAGATATTAAACCTGAATATTTAAAAGGTTTAACCTTCCATTATGTTACAGAAATGAGTGACGTTATTAAGTATGCAATTACTGATGAAAAAGTTAAAAACGCGAAAGTGTTATAA
- a CDS encoding LysM peptidoglycan-binding domain-containing protein, whose protein sequence is MTMKAKYQPVLDLGETLNIQNGDVKEENGQLKVTGTANTPYEKNLIWDKIKEIGGDNPSDIMADIKVADETVFHRHTVKSGETLGKIAIQYYGKAAKYQDIFKANSDILKNPDVIHPDQELIIPNL, encoded by the coding sequence ATGACAATGAAAGCAAAGTACCAACCTGTATTAGATCTAGGCGAAACTTTAAACATCCAAAATGGCGATGTTAAAGAAGAAAACGGACAATTAAAAGTTACAGGAACAGCTAATACACCTTACGAAAAGAACCTAATTTGGGATAAAATAAAAGAAATTGGTGGAGATAATCCTTCTGATATTATGGCTGATATTAAAGTAGCCGATGAAACTGTTTTCCATAGACACACTGTAAAAAGTGGAGAAACTCTTGGAAAAATAGCGATTCAGTACTACGGAAAAGCTGCTAAATACCAAGATATTTTTAAAGCTAACTCTGATATCTTAAAGAATCCAGATGTAATTCACCCAGATCAAGAATTAATTATTCCTAATCTATAA
- the rpsA gene encoding 30S ribosomal protein S1, translating into MAENANPAEVEATEANNVGAPVVSEAKANPEKFLADFNWHNYEEGIDEVDSQQLEEFEKLVAENFVDTLNDEVVEGTVVHISDRDAIIDINAKSEGVISLNEFRYNPGLSVGDKVEVLIDVREDATGQLVLSHRKARVIQAWDRVNKAHETGEIVNGFVKCRTKGGMIVDVFGIEAFLPGSQIDVKPIRDYDQYVNKTMEFKVVKINHEFKNVVVSHKALIEADIEIQKKEIIGQLEKGQVLEGVVKNITSYGVFIDLGGVDGLVHITDLSWSRINHPNEIVELDQKLNVVILDFDENKSRIQLGLKQLSKHPWEALAEEVKVGDKVKGKVVVIADYGAFIEVADGVEGLIHVSEMSWSTHLRSAQDFVSVGDEVEAVILTLDREDRKMSLGIKQLSADPWTDITSKYPLASKHTGIVRNFTNFGVFVELEEGIDGLIYISDLSWTKKIKHPSEFCAVGDKLDVVVLELDVEGRKLSLGHKQTTVNPWDKYETEFALETVHNAAITEIVDKGATIEFNEDIVAFVPSRHLEKEDGTKLKKGEAADFKIIEFNKEFKRVVASHTAVFRAEEAKMVKQAVRKAESQAAESKPTLGDANDALQALKDKMDGKA; encoded by the coding sequence ATGGCGGAAAACGCAAACCCAGCTGAAGTTGAAGCAACTGAAGCAAACAATGTTGGAGCTCCAGTTGTATCTGAAGCAAAAGCAAACCCTGAAAAATTCTTAGCGGATTTTAACTGGCACAATTACGAAGAAGGAATTGATGAAGTTGATAGCCAACAATTAGAAGAATTTGAAAAATTAGTAGCTGAAAATTTCGTTGACACATTAAACGATGAGGTTGTTGAAGGTACAGTAGTACACATTTCTGATAGAGATGCTATTATTGACATTAACGCAAAATCTGAAGGTGTTATTTCTTTAAACGAATTTCGTTACAACCCAGGTTTATCTGTAGGAGATAAAGTTGAAGTATTAATTGATGTGCGTGAAGATGCAACTGGTCAATTAGTATTATCTCACAGAAAAGCTCGTGTAATCCAAGCATGGGATCGTGTAAATAAAGCACACGAAACTGGAGAAATCGTTAACGGTTTTGTAAAATGCAGAACTAAAGGTGGTATGATTGTAGATGTTTTCGGAATTGAAGCATTCTTACCAGGATCTCAAATTGATGTTAAACCAATTAGAGATTACGATCAGTATGTAAACAAAACTATGGAATTCAAAGTTGTGAAAATCAACCATGAGTTTAAAAACGTTGTTGTTTCTCATAAAGCTCTTATTGAAGCTGATATTGAAATTCAGAAGAAAGAGATTATTGGTCAATTAGAAAAAGGTCAAGTATTAGAAGGTGTTGTTAAAAACATTACTTCTTACGGTGTATTCATCGATCTTGGTGGTGTTGACGGATTAGTTCACATTACAGATTTATCTTGGTCTAGAATCAACCATCCAAATGAGATTGTTGAGTTAGATCAAAAATTAAATGTTGTAATTCTTGACTTTGATGAAAACAAATCTAGAATCCAATTAGGTCTTAAACAATTATCTAAACACCCATGGGAAGCTCTTGCAGAAGAGGTGAAAGTTGGTGATAAAGTAAAAGGTAAAGTTGTTGTAATCGCTGATTACGGTGCATTTATCGAAGTTGCTGATGGTGTTGAAGGATTAATTCACGTTTCTGAAATGTCTTGGTCTACACATTTACGTTCTGCTCAAGATTTCGTTTCTGTAGGAGATGAGGTTGAAGCAGTAATCTTAACTTTAGATAGAGAAGATCGTAAAATGTCTCTTGGTATCAAGCAATTATCTGCAGATCCATGGACAGATATTACGTCTAAATACCCATTAGCTTCTAAGCATACAGGTATTGTACGTAACTTTACAAACTTTGGTGTTTTTGTTGAATTAGAAGAAGGAATTGACGGATTAATTTATATCTCTGATTTATCTTGGACTAAGAAAATTAAACACCCATCTGAATTCTGCGCTGTAGGAGATAAATTAGATGTGGTTGTATTAGAGTTAGATGTTGAAGGTCGTAAATTATCTTTAGGACACAAACAAACAACTGTTAACCCTTGGGATAAATACGAAACTGAGTTTGCTTTAGAAACAGTTCATAACGCTGCAATCACTGAGATTGTTGATAAAGGAGCTACTATCGAGTTTAACGAAGATATCGTTGCATTTGTACCATCTCGTCACTTAGAGAAAGAAGATGGAACTAAGCTTAAGAAAGGTGAAGCTGCAGACTTTAAAATTATTGAATTCAACAAAGAATTCAAAAGAGTTGTAGCATCTCACACTGCTGTATTTAGAGCAGAAGAAGCTAAAATGGTTAAGCAAGCAGTAAGAAAAGCTGAATCACAAGCAGCAGAGTCAAAACCTACTTTAGGTGATGCCAATGATGCTTTACAAGCGCTTAAAGATAAAATGGACGGAAAAGCATAA
- the porQ gene encoding type IX secretion system protein PorQ — MFKKIATFFCFSFGLLATAQVGGESTYQFLNLISSPRQAALGGKVLTNVDYDVTQGLYNPATINVEMDNQLALNYVSYLGGIGYGTASYAYTIDRRTQTVHAGITYVNYGQFDGYDEDGNSTGTFSGSETALSVGYATQIGYSDFYFGANLKLITSKLEQYSSLGAAVDLGLIYIDEDLDFNAALVVRNFGTQITTYAGLNESLPFEVSLGLSQRLEHVPIRWHVTFENLQEWPISRPNPARETSDLSGASSSEKIGFVGQVIRHTILGAELFPESGFNIRLGYNFRRGEELRIVDQRNFSGISAGISIKMNKMRFSYTHAKYTSAANANFFGLQIDLQ; from the coding sequence ATGTTTAAAAAAATAGCAACATTTTTTTGTTTTTCATTTGGCTTACTTGCAACTGCGCAAGTAGGAGGTGAGTCTACATATCAATTTTTGAATTTAATATCGTCACCTCGCCAAGCTGCATTGGGAGGTAAAGTATTAACAAATGTAGATTACGATGTTACACAAGGGCTTTATAATCCGGCTACTATTAATGTAGAAATGGATAATCAATTAGCCTTAAATTATGTAAGTTATTTAGGAGGTATAGGTTACGGAACGGCGTCTTATGCTTATACCATAGATAGGCGTACGCAAACCGTACATGCAGGAATTACCTATGTAAATTACGGACAGTTTGATGGTTATGATGAGGATGGAAATTCCACAGGAACTTTCAGCGGAAGCGAAACCGCATTATCCGTGGGTTATGCTACACAAATTGGATATTCAGATTTTTATTTTGGTGCAAATTTAAAATTGATAACCTCTAAATTGGAGCAGTACAGTTCGCTTGGTGCGGCTGTAGATTTAGGATTAATTTATATAGACGAAGATTTAGATTTCAATGCTGCTTTGGTGGTCCGTAATTTTGGAACACAAATTACAACCTACGCAGGCTTAAATGAGTCGTTGCCATTCGAGGTTAGTTTAGGTTTATCTCAAAGGCTAGAACATGTGCCTATACGTTGGCATGTTACTTTTGAAAACTTGCAAGAGTGGCCTATTAGCAGACCTAATCCAGCAAGAGAAACAAGTGATTTAAGTGGGGCAAGTTCTTCAGAAAAAATAGGTTTTGTAGGTCAGGTTATTAGGCATACCATTTTAGGTGCCGAGCTTTTCCCCGAAAGCGGATTCAATATTAGGTTGGGATACAATTTTAGAAGAGGTGAGGAGTTAAGAATTGTAGATCAACGTAATTTCTCTGGTATTTCTGCTGGTATTTCTATTAAAATGAATAAAATGCGTTTCAGTTATACCCACGCTAAATACACGAGCGCAGCAAATGCTAACTTTTTTGGTTTACAAATAGATTTGCAATAG
- the cmk gene encoding (d)CMP kinase yields MNKITIAIDGFSSTGKSTVAKQLAKYLGYVYVDSGAMYRAVTYYAMQNGLISRDDFNVEALIYQLDNINITFKFNEKLGFAEVYLNNENIERAIRTLEVSSFVSKVAAISEVRQKLVEQQQKMGQGKGVVMDGRDIGTVVFKDAELKLYMIASAEKRAIRRFDELIERGDQVLYEDVLKNVQERDHIDSTREDSPLVKAADAIEIDNSDMTLDEQFDKILRLAKMTIEDCE; encoded by the coding sequence ATGAACAAAATTACCATAGCCATCGACGGATTTTCTTCAACCGGAAAAAGTACCGTAGCCAAGCAATTAGCAAAATATTTGGGTTACGTTTATGTCGATTCTGGTGCCATGTATCGTGCGGTGACATATTACGCCATGCAAAACGGATTAATTTCTAGAGATGATTTTAATGTTGAAGCTTTAATTTATCAGCTCGATAATATTAATATCACTTTTAAGTTTAATGAGAAATTAGGTTTTGCTGAAGTATATTTAAATAACGAGAATATAGAAAGAGCCATTAGAACTTTAGAGGTTTCTAGCTTCGTAAGTAAAGTGGCTGCCATTTCGGAGGTGAGACAAAAACTTGTTGAACAACAACAAAAAATGGGTCAGGGTAAAGGTGTTGTTATGGACGGTAGAGATATTGGGACCGTAGTTTTTAAAGATGCTGAACTTAAATTATACATGATCGCTTCCGCGGAAAAAAGGGCTATCCGTCGTTTCGATGAACTTATTGAACGTGGTGATCAAGTTTTGTATGAAGATGTTTTGAAAAACGTTCAAGAACGCGACCATATAGATTCTACTCGCGAAGATTCACCTTTAGTTAAAGCTGCTGATGCTATCGAAATTGATAATTCAGACATGACATTAGATGAACAATTTGATAAAATTTTACGTCTTGCCAAAATGACAATTGAAGATTGCGAATAA